The proteins below come from a single Fodinicola acaciae genomic window:
- a CDS encoding FAD-dependent monooxygenase: MFDVIVVGAGPTGLFLASELRLYGLSVVVLEALAQRSPFARAGGIQPRTAEILDQRGVLEPLLATGDYPAYGGGHFAGLSVDFRSWGSRQPARIIVQDRIEEFLERRLANVVRREHRLVSVVPADDHVTAVVDSPQGTVELRGRYLVAADGAHSAVRKTLGIEFPGRDSSATAVAADVRMTGPALSARRHAEVSRASDGRWGMIFELREGEVRLALGGGGHDRQEPVTAAEVRDAVAAIFGDGNDVHEVIRAVRIGDAARQVENYRHGRVFLAGDAAHVHLPMGGQGLNLGVQDAANLGWKLARGDDELLDTYSTERHPVAARVLQNTQAQSLLVDFAGTGTPDLTAMRAIFQSMLDIPETMHFFAGMLSGLDLRYEMPDQPEHPLLGRRIPDVDLRNGMRAHELLRSGNGLLLGLAATDHTDISCVEDVGGLDAELLLVRPDGYVCATSFAGLDKALARWFPTTQSDSDCVV; the protein is encoded by the coding sequence ATGTTCGACGTGATCGTGGTCGGCGCCGGTCCGACCGGACTCTTCCTGGCCAGCGAGCTGCGGTTGTACGGCCTGTCCGTCGTCGTGCTGGAGGCACTGGCGCAACGCAGCCCGTTCGCGCGTGCCGGCGGCATCCAGCCGCGTACGGCCGAAATCCTCGACCAGCGGGGTGTTCTGGAACCGTTGCTGGCGACCGGTGACTATCCAGCGTACGGCGGTGGCCATTTCGCTGGCCTGTCGGTGGACTTCCGGTCGTGGGGCAGCCGGCAGCCGGCGCGGATCATCGTGCAGGACCGCATCGAGGAGTTTTTGGAGCGGCGGCTCGCAAACGTCGTACGACGCGAGCACCGGCTGGTCTCCGTGGTGCCGGCTGACGACCACGTGACCGCGGTCGTCGACAGTCCACAAGGGACAGTCGAGCTGCGAGGTCGCTATCTGGTCGCTGCCGACGGCGCGCACAGCGCCGTACGCAAGACGCTCGGCATCGAGTTTCCCGGCCGTGACAGCAGCGCGACCGCGGTGGCCGCGGACGTACGGATGACCGGTCCGGCGCTCAGCGCGCGGCGCCATGCCGAGGTCAGCCGGGCGAGCGACGGCCGCTGGGGGATGATTTTCGAGCTGCGAGAGGGAGAAGTCCGGCTGGCGCTCGGCGGCGGAGGCCACGACCGGCAGGAGCCGGTGACCGCGGCGGAGGTGCGGGATGCGGTCGCGGCGATTTTCGGCGACGGCAACGACGTGCACGAGGTGATCCGTGCGGTGCGGATCGGCGACGCGGCTCGCCAGGTCGAGAACTATCGGCACGGCCGCGTTTTCCTGGCCGGCGACGCCGCGCACGTCCATCTGCCGATGGGCGGACAGGGCCTCAACCTCGGCGTCCAGGACGCGGCCAACCTCGGCTGGAAGCTGGCGCGTGGCGACGATGAGCTGCTGGACACCTACTCGACCGAGCGGCATCCGGTCGCCGCGCGCGTGCTGCAGAACACGCAGGCGCAGAGCCTGCTGGTGGACTTCGCCGGCACCGGCACGCCGGACCTCACCGCGATGCGCGCGATCTTCCAGTCGATGCTGGACATTCCGGAGACCATGCACTTCTTCGCCGGCATGCTGTCGGGGCTGGACCTGCGCTACGAGATGCCGGACCAGCCGGAGCATCCGCTGCTGGGCCGCCGGATCCCGGACGTGGACCTGAGAAACGGCATGCGCGCGCACGAACTTCTGCGCTCCGGCAACGGATTGCTCCTTGGCCTGGCGGCCACGGATCATACCGACATCAGCTGCGTCGAGGACGTCGGCGGCCTCGACGCCGAGCTGCTCCTCGTACGTCCGGATGGCTATGTCTGCGCCACGTCCTTCGCCGGCCTCGACAAAGCCCTGGCGCGCTGGTTTCCGACGACGCAATCGGATTCCGATTGCGTCGTCTGA
- the trpS gene encoding tryptophan--tRNA ligase: MTPDTLATQLLTCTRRYTGLTPSGNPQLGNLIGAIRPAIADADSTETVVAIVDLHALTVEHDARQLAERTLRFATVILAAGLDTRQAPLYAQSHVSAHTGLHYLLEAATHYGEAHRMIQFKEKSAKQETVRLALLTYPVLMASDILLYDTDEVPVGEDQRQHVELARDIAIRFNRTYGDVFTVPKVVLPEVAARIMDLTDPTRKMGKTNAGGAGVIFLLDRPDEIRKKISRAVTDSRNSVAYDPDNQPGVSNLLSIAAALTGTDPELIAGDFAGYGALKSGVTDIVVEALRPLQVRYAELSADPTTVRGILADGAHRVAERADRTLNRARTAIGLLPA; encoded by the coding sequence ATGACCCCCGACACGCTTGCCACCCAGCTGCTGACCTGTACCCGCCGCTACACCGGCCTGACCCCGAGCGGCAACCCGCAGCTGGGCAACCTGATCGGCGCCATCCGGCCGGCGATCGCCGACGCCGACAGCACCGAGACCGTGGTCGCGATCGTCGACCTGCACGCGTTGACCGTCGAACACGACGCCCGCCAGCTCGCCGAGCGTACGCTTCGTTTCGCCACCGTGATCCTCGCCGCCGGCCTCGACACCAGGCAGGCGCCGCTTTACGCGCAAAGCCACGTGAGCGCGCACACCGGCCTGCATTATTTGCTGGAGGCCGCGACTCATTACGGCGAGGCGCACAGAATGATCCAGTTCAAGGAAAAATCGGCCAAGCAGGAGACCGTACGGCTGGCGCTGCTGACCTATCCGGTGTTGATGGCCAGCGACATTCTGTTGTACGACACCGACGAGGTGCCGGTCGGTGAGGACCAGCGCCAGCACGTGGAGCTGGCGCGCGACATAGCCATCCGCTTCAACCGCACCTACGGCGATGTCTTCACCGTGCCGAAAGTGGTGCTGCCCGAGGTGGCCGCGCGGATCATGGACCTCACCGACCCGACCCGCAAGATGGGCAAGACCAATGCCGGTGGCGCCGGCGTGATCTTCCTGCTGGACCGGCCGGACGAGATCCGCAAGAAGATCAGCCGGGCGGTCACCGACTCGCGCAACTCGGTCGCGTACGACCCGGACAACCAGCCGGGCGTGTCCAACCTGCTGTCCATCGCGGCGGCGCTGACCGGCACCGACCCGGAGCTGATCGCCGGCGATTTCGCCGGCTATGGCGCACTGAAATCCGGTGTCACCGACATCGTGGTCGAGGCGCTGCGGCCGCTGCAGGTCCGCTATGCCGAGCTGTCCGCCGACCCGACGACCGTACGCGGCATCCTCGCCGACGGCGCCCACCGGGTCGCCGAGCGTGCCGACCGTACGCTCAACCGCGCGCGTACGGCCATCGGCCTGCTGCCGGCCTGA
- a CDS encoding AAA family ATPase, translating to MSRTPQFSSVQEVRDRLSSTGYLPDDATATSVFLAGQLGKPLLVEGPAGVGKTELAKAVAAATGSQLVRLQCYEGIDEARALYEWNYRKQLLRIQAAGDERSWDSTHDEIFSAEFLLERPLLAAIRRTEPTVLLVDETDKADVEVEALLLEVLSEFQVTVPELGTIAASTRPFVVLTSNATRELSEALRRRCLYVHIGYPSAERELEIVLARVPQAPADLAEQIVRTVHALREMELKKSPSIAETLDWVHTLLALGLDTLDSATVRATLGTVTKHASDAEKAARMLKLG from the coding sequence ATGAGTCGTACGCCGCAGTTCTCGTCCGTCCAGGAGGTCCGCGACCGGCTGTCGTCGACCGGCTACCTGCCGGACGACGCGACCGCCACCAGCGTGTTCCTGGCCGGTCAGCTCGGCAAGCCGCTGCTGGTCGAGGGGCCGGCCGGTGTCGGCAAGACCGAGCTGGCCAAGGCCGTCGCCGCCGCGACCGGGTCGCAGCTCGTACGCCTGCAGTGCTACGAGGGCATCGACGAGGCGCGCGCTCTTTACGAGTGGAACTATCGAAAACAGCTCCTGCGCATCCAGGCCGCCGGCGACGAGCGCAGTTGGGACTCGACGCACGACGAGATCTTCAGCGCGGAGTTTCTGCTGGAGCGGCCGTTGCTGGCGGCGATCCGGCGTACGGAGCCGACCGTGCTGCTGGTCGACGAGACGGACAAGGCCGACGTCGAGGTCGAGGCACTGCTGTTGGAGGTGCTGTCGGAGTTTCAGGTGACGGTGCCCGAGCTCGGCACGATCGCCGCGTCGACGCGGCCTTTCGTCGTACTCACCTCGAACGCGACCCGCGAGCTGTCCGAGGCACTGCGCCGCCGCTGCCTCTATGTCCACATTGGATATCCGAGCGCCGAGCGCGAGCTGGAGATCGTGCTGGCACGGGTGCCGCAGGCGCCGGCCGACCTGGCCGAGCAGATCGTCCGCACGGTGCACGCCTTGCGTGAGATGGAGCTGAAAAAGTCGCCGTCGATCGCCGAGACGCTGGACTGGGTGCACACGTTGTTGGCGCTCGGCCTGGACACGCTCGACTCGGCGACCGTACGCGCGACCCTCGGCACCGTCACCAAACACGCGAGCGACGCGGAAAAAGCCGCTCGGATGCTGAAACTTGGCTGA
- a CDS encoding VWA domain-containing protein, which translates to MADVGAHQVGEGLFGLLVQFARALRNSGIPVSASEEIDATAVTAAVDLTQRWQLREGLAAAMVKNPQHRRTFDVIFDIWFPSASGAPSTVDRQLRGDESDVDELRRRLTEALLRGDEDDLRRVAEQAVASLGRQSAGPGRQSWFSYRVMRQMSPETLISTLLADMLRRPDTDEPPSAMDEMVARATISDRTARFRRQVEAETRRRLVEERGADTVARHAVPALADQVDFLRATRDDLAELRRTVQPLARRLAARLAIRRRHPRRGRLDIRRTVRASLATGGAPVVTHFRPRRPHKPELVVLCDVSGSTASFAHFTLLLTRALREQFAKLRAFAFVDGCDEITRFLGPDIELPDAVSRLMSEARVVQFDGHSDYGRAFETFEDNWPDAVGPNTSLLILGDARTNFRDPGLASLKNLVSSARQAFWLNPEPRRHWDSGDSVAGQYAEVLPMVECRNASQLAHFVQQLLPH; encoded by the coding sequence TTGGCTGACGTCGGCGCGCACCAGGTGGGCGAGGGACTTTTCGGTCTGCTCGTCCAGTTCGCACGCGCTCTGCGAAACTCCGGCATTCCGGTGTCGGCGTCGGAGGAGATCGACGCCACCGCCGTGACCGCCGCGGTCGACCTGACGCAGCGCTGGCAGCTGCGCGAAGGCCTCGCCGCGGCCATGGTCAAGAATCCCCAGCATCGCAGGACTTTCGACGTCATCTTCGACATCTGGTTTCCGTCCGCGTCCGGCGCTCCATCCACTGTGGACAGACAGTTGCGCGGCGACGAGTCCGATGTGGACGAGCTGCGCCGGCGGCTCACCGAGGCATTGTTGCGCGGCGACGAGGACGATCTGCGGCGGGTCGCCGAGCAGGCGGTGGCGAGCCTCGGCCGGCAGTCCGCCGGGCCGGGACGGCAGTCGTGGTTTTCCTACCGCGTGATGCGGCAGATGTCGCCGGAGACGCTGATTTCCACGCTGCTGGCCGACATGCTGCGCCGGCCGGACACCGACGAGCCGCCGTCTGCGATGGACGAGATGGTCGCGCGCGCGACGATTTCCGACCGTACGGCGCGTTTTCGCAGGCAGGTCGAGGCGGAGACGCGGCGGCGGCTGGTCGAGGAGCGTGGCGCCGACACGGTGGCGCGGCACGCGGTGCCGGCGCTGGCCGACCAGGTCGATTTTCTCCGCGCCACCAGGGACGATCTGGCCGAGCTGCGGCGTACGGTGCAGCCGCTGGCGCGCCGGCTGGCGGCGCGGTTGGCGATCCGCCGCCGGCATCCGCGCCGCGGCCGCCTCGACATCCGCCGCACCGTACGCGCGTCGCTCGCGACCGGTGGCGCGCCGGTCGTCACGCATTTCCGTCCACGCCGTCCGCACAAGCCCGAACTCGTCGTCCTGTGCGATGTTTCCGGCTCGACCGCGTCCTTCGCGCATTTCACGCTGTTGCTGACCCGTGCTTTGCGCGAGCAGTTCGCGAAACTCCGCGCCTTCGCCTTTGTCGACGGCTGCGACGAGATCACCCGCTTTCTGGGACCTGACATCGAGCTGCCGGACGCGGTGAGCCGGTTGATGTCCGAAGCGCGGGTCGTCCAGTTTGACGGCCACAGCGACTATGGCCGCGCGTTCGAGACGTTCGAGGACAACTGGCCGGACGCCGTCGGACCGAACACCTCGTTGCTGATTCTCGGTGACGCGCGTACGAACTTCCGCGATCCTGGCCTGGCATCGCTGAAAAACCTGGTCTCCTCGGCTCGCCAGGCATTCTGGCTGAATCCGGAGCCGCGCCGGCACTGGGACAGTGGTGACTCGGTGGCCGGCCAGTACGCCGAAGTCCTACCAATGGTGGAATGCCGTAACGCGTCGCAGCTGGCGCATTTCGTCCAACAGCTCCTGCCACACTAG
- a CDS encoding histidine phosphatase family protein has translation MAYRFLYLARHGDAGADGELTDAGRRQAALLAQRLKHVPFSAIHHSPLPRAAATAALVSEALPGVAVTADEIVGDYVPYVPEPGTLPKPYADFIDAFGADDLADGPPLARAALERFTQPTKDDTYELVVTHNFLVAWFVSQALDAPPARWMGLNQANCGLTVILYRPDRPPSLIVFNDMNHLTVDLRWTGFPEELTV, from the coding sequence ATGGCTTACCGGTTTCTGTACCTGGCAAGGCACGGCGACGCCGGCGCGGACGGTGAGCTCACCGACGCCGGCCGGCGACAGGCCGCGCTGCTGGCGCAGCGGCTGAAACACGTCCCGTTCTCGGCGATCCACCACAGTCCGCTGCCACGCGCGGCGGCCACCGCGGCGCTGGTTTCCGAGGCACTGCCTGGTGTTGCGGTGACCGCGGACGAGATCGTCGGCGACTACGTGCCGTACGTGCCGGAGCCCGGCACGCTGCCAAAGCCGTACGCGGACTTCATCGACGCTTTCGGCGCCGACGACCTCGCCGACGGTCCGCCGCTGGCGCGCGCGGCGCTGGAACGGTTTACGCAGCCGACCAAGGACGACACGTACGAGCTGGTCGTCACGCACAACTTCCTGGTGGCCTGGTTCGTCAGCCAGGCGCTGGACGCGCCGCCGGCCCGCTGGATGGGCCTCAACCAGGCCAACTGCGGCCTCACCGTGATCCTCTACCGGCCGGACCGGCCGCCGTCGCTGATCGTCTTCAACGACATGAACCACCTGACCGTCGACCTGCGCTGGACCGGCTTTCCAGAGGAGCTCACGGTTTGA
- a CDS encoding C1 family peptidase, whose protein sequence is MRTVALRAAAVGAIACLSLTTPAMALAAPAPQPHEHGLGMRLDHTPKVSSAALPVRPLKAGAAVPDSYDLSSYALSPGDQGQVGSCVAWATMHSGYGILMHEQRISGAPMAPMYIYAQIARGNDQGTNGDVALDMAKAQGVDTAADYWQGPYDYTTQPDASERANAAHYQLSGYTTLPTGSRLTAAVKQSIAQGLPVSVGLPVHNSFMDVDAQTASDYSYMPGDDWSDPVAGGHEMAVIAYNSQGVTLENSWGTSWGNRGYINVSWAFLTTYVDEAFSIGKLVQS, encoded by the coding sequence ATGCGCACTGTCGCACTGCGCGCCGCAGCCGTCGGCGCGATCGCCTGCCTGAGCCTGACCACACCGGCGATGGCACTGGCCGCACCCGCTCCCCAGCCGCACGAGCACGGTCTGGGCATGCGACTGGACCACACGCCGAAGGTCAGCTCCGCGGCTCTTCCGGTGCGGCCACTGAAAGCCGGTGCCGCGGTGCCGGACAGCTATGACCTCAGCTCGTACGCGCTGTCGCCCGGCGACCAGGGCCAGGTCGGGTCGTGCGTCGCCTGGGCCACCATGCACAGCGGCTACGGGATTCTCATGCACGAGCAGCGCATCTCCGGCGCGCCGATGGCGCCGATGTACATCTACGCGCAGATCGCGCGCGGCAACGACCAGGGCACCAACGGTGACGTGGCGCTGGACATGGCGAAAGCGCAGGGCGTCGACACCGCGGCGGACTACTGGCAGGGACCGTACGACTACACGACCCAGCCGGACGCGTCCGAGCGCGCGAACGCCGCACATTACCAACTTTCCGGCTACACAACGCTTCCGACCGGCTCCCGGCTGACCGCGGCGGTCAAGCAGTCGATCGCCCAGGGCCTGCCGGTCTCGGTCGGCCTGCCGGTGCACAACAGTTTCATGGACGTGGACGCGCAGACCGCCAGCGACTACAGCTACATGCCTGGCGACGACTGGTCGGACCCGGTTGCCGGCGGCCACGAGATGGCGGTCATCGCGTACAACAGCCAGGGCGTGACGTTGGAGAACTCGTGGGGCACCAGCTGGGGTAACCGCGGCTACATCAACGTCTCGTGGGCCTTCCTGACCACGTACGTCGACGAGGCCTTCTCGATCGGCAAGCTCGTCCAGTCCTGA
- a CDS encoding GntR family transcriptional regulator has product MAISGLPDLAPPANLREQVVSALSAAIISGELAPGALVSVPTLAARFGVSATPVREAMLDLEQRGFVEPVRNKGFRVTEVVEADLHEIVQIRQLVEVPATASLRLPADRIAEFREKADAIVAGEQRSDLTAYLAADVDFHLSLLALTGNRRLVALVADLRSQTRMTGLAHMLGTTELAASAAEHHELLDLLVAGKTRDVRTLMSRHVGHVLGWWAGRPE; this is encoded by the coding sequence GTGGCGATTTCCGGCCTTCCTGACCTGGCACCACCGGCAAACCTGCGCGAACAGGTCGTTTCCGCGTTGTCCGCCGCGATCATCTCCGGCGAGCTGGCGCCAGGCGCATTGGTGAGCGTGCCGACACTGGCGGCGCGGTTTGGCGTGTCCGCGACGCCAGTGCGCGAGGCGATGCTCGACCTGGAGCAGCGCGGCTTCGTGGAACCGGTACGCAACAAGGGTTTCCGTGTCACCGAGGTGGTCGAGGCCGACCTGCACGAGATCGTCCAGATCCGCCAACTGGTGGAGGTGCCGGCCACCGCGAGCCTGCGGCTTCCGGCCGACCGGATCGCCGAGTTTCGCGAGAAAGCCGACGCGATCGTGGCCGGCGAGCAGCGGTCCGACCTGACCGCGTATCTGGCCGCGGACGTCGACTTCCACCTGAGTTTGCTGGCGTTGACCGGAAACCGGCGGTTGGTGGCGTTGGTCGCCGACCTGCGTTCGCAGACCAGGATGACCGGCCTCGCGCACATGCTGGGCACCACCGAGCTCGCCGCGTCGGCGGCAGAGCATCACGAGCTGCTCGATTTGTTGGTGGCGGGGAAAACCAGGGACGTGCGTACGCTGATGAGCCGCCATGTCGGCCACGTGCTGGGGTGGTGGGCTGGACGGCCGGAATGA
- a CDS encoding NAD(P)/FAD-dependent oxidoreductase, protein MNVVVVGAGIVGAACARSLAAAGCMVTVVERGAPAGGTSSSGEGNILLSDKLPGPELLLARYALRLWPAVIDELSAELEFPSLEFERKGGLVVSTTEAQPLLDFAATQREAGIDARPVSVTEALELEPELNPAIVAAVHYPEDAQVQPAIATEALLASARRRGARILAGTEVVGPVLAGEDLAGVRTDSGELRADRVVVAAGPWSGEVAERLGVRLPVSPRRGNILVTAPMRQRIFHKVYDADYVGVVESSDADLRTSSVVESTRGGTVLIGSSRERVGFDDRLRVPVLRELAAKALRLFPFLAGVPVIRAYGGFRPYVPDHLPVIGADPRLSGLWHATGHEGAGVGLSVATGDLLRDLMLGKPPAIDPVPFGPGRFA, encoded by the coding sequence ATGAACGTCGTCGTCGTGGGCGCCGGCATCGTCGGCGCGGCCTGTGCGCGCAGCCTCGCCGCCGCCGGATGCATGGTGACCGTGGTCGAGCGCGGCGCACCGGCCGGCGGCACGTCGTCCAGCGGCGAAGGCAACATCCTGCTCTCCGACAAGCTGCCGGGGCCTGAGCTTCTGCTTGCGCGGTACGCCCTTCGGCTCTGGCCGGCGGTCATCGACGAGTTGTCGGCCGAGCTCGAGTTTCCCTCCTTGGAGTTCGAGCGGAAAGGCGGCTTGGTCGTGTCCACGACCGAGGCGCAGCCGCTGCTGGATTTCGCTGCGACACAACGTGAGGCCGGCATCGACGCACGGCCGGTCTCGGTCACCGAGGCGCTGGAGCTTGAGCCCGAGCTGAATCCGGCGATCGTCGCCGCTGTCCACTATCCGGAGGACGCGCAGGTGCAGCCCGCGATCGCGACCGAGGCGTTGCTCGCGTCCGCGCGCCGCCGTGGTGCTCGGATCCTGGCCGGCACCGAGGTTGTCGGTCCGGTGCTCGCCGGTGAGGATTTGGCCGGCGTACGAACGGATTCCGGCGAGCTGCGAGCGGATCGCGTCGTCGTCGCCGCAGGTCCGTGGTCCGGTGAGGTCGCCGAGCGGCTCGGCGTACGGCTGCCGGTTTCGCCGCGCCGCGGCAACATCCTGGTGACCGCGCCGATGCGGCAACGGATTTTCCACAAGGTCTACGACGCGGACTATGTCGGCGTGGTCGAGTCCTCCGACGCCGATCTGCGGACGTCCAGTGTCGTCGAGTCGACCAGAGGGGGCACGGTGCTCATCGGGTCGTCACGCGAACGCGTCGGTTTCGACGATCGCTTGCGCGTACCGGTCTTACGGGAGCTGGCCGCCAAGGCGTTGCGGCTTTTTCCTTTCCTGGCAGGCGTTCCGGTGATCCGCGCATACGGTGGCTTCCGGCCGTACGTGCCCGACCACCTGCCGGTGATCGGCGCGGATCCGCGACTTTCCGGTCTGTGGCACGCGACCGGTCACGAAGGCGCAGGTGTTGGACTGTCGGTGGCCACCGGTGACCTGCTGCGCGATCTGATGCTCGGCAAGCCGCCGGCGATCGATCCGGTGCCGTTTGGTCCTGGACGGTTCGCGTGA
- a CDS encoding (2Fe-2S)-binding protein: MIVQVDGKPVAGRDGQSLAGVLHAAGIVAWRQTRGGAPRGLFCGIGVCFDCLVTVNGEPGVRACQRAAADGDIVVTGES, from the coding sequence GTGATCGTTCAGGTGGACGGAAAACCAGTGGCTGGCCGCGATGGGCAGTCCCTCGCAGGTGTGCTGCACGCGGCCGGAATCGTCGCGTGGCGGCAGACGCGCGGCGGCGCTCCTCGCGGGCTTTTCTGTGGCATCGGCGTGTGTTTCGACTGTCTGGTGACGGTCAACGGCGAGCCGGGCGTACGCGCATGCCAGCGCGCCGCGGCCGACGGTGACATTGTCGTGACCGGAGAATCCTGA